In Dermacentor andersoni chromosome 4, qqDerAnde1_hic_scaffold, whole genome shotgun sequence, the following proteins share a genomic window:
- the LOC126536799 gene encoding uncharacterized protein gives MAQFTTALLILLGTLVQRSHQGFLSGGIDRGNNNGNQIAGPGAPPHSLMEALQESGGFRVSGPYQVSATPFQMPSGSFPGPTPFQGGQGGFNGNRNQEGNNGKFGDSGGGFHGNGNYPRNADSFQGPRSFQGLGNFQSPGNFQGSGNFQGSGNFQSPGNFQGPTGFQGHSNFHGQSSFQGHSNFPGQSNFPGQSNFQGHSNFPGQSNFQGQSRQSSFQGQSNFQGQGNFQPQGGVGGPQGSFTGAQRGFQGGLGGALGLRSQLGPSPPPRTPEAPHVSIQPASVKVVYVPVVSTSIKASSLSKLTGENAHGKDGTSSYFTGSGGQSGLSQQEVTKPSSYATGTGSYGAKSVGTGKPHGHTNGGHATIPIIIIQKEHHHGAKSVQPGSFQTQTSQGSQSQQGSQSQQGLTSNGDFPKPSYGLSNRAPTETQQHQPRIHQEHHQRQQTHHRQEQQNHHQQQQQQQQQVTPQQHQQQVAQRPTDHSHDSTTRNTHGGAGAVIPVIIIQKTLQTAGRQQHSHHQNHSGGYNVPAAPPPVRGPTAWSPWR, from the coding sequence TTCACAACGGCTCTCTTAATCCTTCTTGGAACCCTGGTCCAGCGCAGCCACCAAGGGTTCCTGAGTGGAGGCATCGATCGAGGCAACAACAATGGCAATCAGATTGCAGGCCCGGGTGCGCCTCCCCACAGCTTGATGGAAGCTCTCCAGGAAAGCGGCGGATTCCGAGTGTCCGGCCCTTACCAGGTTTCGGCGACACCGTTCCAGATGCCTTCGGGCTCTTTTCCGGGACCTACGCCTTTCCAGGGTGGCCAGGGAGGATTTAACGGAAACAGAAACCAGGAAGGAAACAATGGAAAGTTCGGAGACTCAGGAGGTGGTTTCCACGGAAATGGAAACTACCCCAGGAACGCTGACAGCTTCCAGGGCCCTCGGAGTTTTCAGGGGCTAGGGAACTTCCAGAGCCCCGGAAACTTCCAGGGCTCCGGAAACTTccagggctccggaaattttcaaAGCCCCGGAAACTTTCAAGGGCCAACTGGCTTCCAAGGACACTCTAACTTCCATGGACAGTCCAGCTTCCAGGGACACTCCAACTTCCCGGGACAGTCCAACTTCCCGGGACAGTCCAACTTCCAGGGACACTCTAACTTTCCGGGACAGTCCAACTTCCAGGGGCAATCTAGGCAGTCTAGCTTTCAGGGACAGTCTAACTTCCAGGGACAAGGCAACTTCCAACCACAAGGTGGAGTTGGCGGTCCCCAGGGCAGCTTTACCGGTGCTCAGCGAGGCTTTCAGGGCGGACTCGGTGGAGCCTTGGGACTCCGCAGCCAGTTAGGTCCTTCTCCTCCTCCGCGCACTCCCGAGGCCCCACATGTGTCAATTCAGCCGGCGAGTGTGAAAGTGGTGTACGTGCCTGTGGTCTCTACAAGCATCAAGGCTTCTAGCCTCAGCAAACTGACTGGTGAAAATGCTCACGGGAAGGACGGCACCAGCTCCTACTTCACAGGCAGCGGCGGGCAGTCGGGACTGTCTCAGCAAGAGGTCACCAAGCCATCGTCGTATGCCACCGGTACTGGGTCCTACGGAGCCAAATCAGTGGGAACGGGCAAGCCCCATGGTCACACGAATGGCGGCCACGCCACGATACCAATTATAATCATTCAAAAGGAGCACCACCATGGCGCGAAGAGCGTGCAGCCAGGTTCCTTCCAGACACAGACATCGCAGGGCTCTCAGAGCCAGCAGGGCTCCCAGAGCCAGCAGGGCTTGACGTCGAACGGAGACTTTCCCAAGCCGAGTTATGGCCTAAGCAACAGGGCGCCTACAGAGACACAACAACATCAGCCACGAATTCACCAGGAACACCACCAGCGCCAGCAAACTCACCACCGCCAAGAGCAGCAAAACCAccaccagcaacagcagcagcagcagcagcaagtgactCCGCAACAACATCAGCAACAGGTGGCCCAGCGCCCAACCGACCACAGCCACGACTCGACAACTCGCAACACTCATGGAGGGGCGGGAGCAGTGATCCCAGTCATCATAATCCAGAAGACACTACAGACTGCCGGTCGACAGCAGCACTCGCATCATCAGAATCACTCCGGAGGTTACAACGTGCCCGCAGCGCCCCCGCCGGTGCGCGGGCCCACGGCCTGGAGTCCGTGGAGGTAG